Part of the Candidatus Hydrogenedentota bacterium genome is shown below.
GCTTCGAACTCGAAGACCGCGCTGCCGAAAGCACCTTCGACTTCCACGGGATAGAGAATGATCGTGTCGCCGTCCTTCTCCACCTCGGTGTCGTCAAAATTGATTTCGAGGCCGTCCAGGAAACCCATGCTGGCGGCATTGTCGAGGAAATCGCGGAGCCCTTCCTTGTCGCCCAGCTGATAATGCTCGAAGTCTTCCGAGATGTTCTTCATCATCCCATCGATGTCGCCCTTCTGCGCGGCCTCGACGAAGCCCGCGACTTGAGTCTTGGCGACTTCAAGCGGGTCCTGGTCCGCCGCCGCAGCAGCCTGGCCCG
Proteins encoded:
- a CDS encoding nuclear transport factor 2 family protein; translation: MAKRRLAGFALVLAAGCLGCYLMVCGGAAKADSADADGVEAKLHALVDQLTPEQQAALYLLLSQLTAQSGQAAAAADQDPLEVAKTQVAGFVEAAQKGDIDGMMKNISEDFEHYQLGDKEGLRDFLDNAASMGFLDGLEINFDDTEVEKDGDTIILYPVEVEGAFGSAVFEFEAKQENGVWMIVGLDASGI